Sequence from the candidate division KSB1 bacterium genome:
CAGGAGCATTTTGAGGAGCTGGTAGAGAAATTCGCCGGTCGCTACATTGCTGTTGCCAACGAAGAGATCGTTGTTGGCGATTCTCTGCAAGAAGTTCGTGAAAACGCGCGGCGAAAACATCCGGCTATCAATCCTTCCATCCTGCGTATGCCGCATCCAGAGGATTTTGTATGTGCACTATAGAGTTTCCCTATACGCTTTACAGTTCATGATTGGAGAAACCATGAGAAAAATTCATAAACAAAACGTCACCAAACAAATTGTCCTGAGCAAAACCCTTCTCAGCGAAGCCGGATTGGGGAAGAACGTCGAAATCATCGTTCAAGATGGCGCTATTTTCGTTTTGCCAGCCGTCAAAAAAAGAGGCTGGCAATTGTTGGAAAAGTTGGGTCAAGAGGCGGTTGAAGGAACTTTGGATCAACCTTCGCGGAAACATGATTCATATCTATACGGGAAACCGGCATGATTTTCGTCGATACGGGGGCGTGGGTCGCGCTGGAAGATAAGAAGGATACTCATCATGCCGTAGCCCTCCAATTCAAGTCCGAACTGCTTGCCACAAAAAACCGGCTTATTACGACCAATTTTATTTTGGATGAAACTTATACTTTGTTGCTGCTTGACGTTGGCTATGGCAAAACGGTCAACTTCAAACATGCACTGGATGAATTGATTCATCACAATGTTGTCGTTGTGTTTCACATAACGCCAGATATCGAAATCGAAGCTTGGGAGGTTTTCAAGCGTTTTAATCAAGACAAGAACTGGTCT
This genomic interval carries:
- a CDS encoding DUF5678 domain-containing protein, translating into MMTRDQQWLQEHFEELVEKFAGRYIAVANEEIVVGDSLQEVRENARRKHPAINPSILRMPHPEDFVCAL
- a CDS encoding type II toxin-antitoxin system VapC family toxin produces the protein MIFVDTGAWVALEDKKDTHHAVALQFKSELLATKNRLITTNFILDETYTLLLLDVGYGKTVNFKHALDELIHHNVVVVFHITPDIEIEAWEVFKRFNQDKNWSFTDCTSKVIMERLGIVEAFSFDHHFEQMGFNRRPFLSGTQ